In Syntrophobacterales bacterium, the sequence ACTAAACTTGATTGAACGTTTCTGGGGCTGGCTCAAATCTCGGCTGCGTAGTATCTTGCATCTATTCGATTCATTTGACGATGCCCTTGCAGACTGTTTTAAAGTAGGGTGAGTATAACGGCACGCACCCCTATGAACCATTCCGAAACAAAACAACCGGATAGAATGCCGCTGACTCCCTCATGCAACTTGTTTAAGTAAGACTCAAAAATCGGTTGCTAAGTTACCCCGATGAAGTGGTAAGTCAAGCGACATAACAGAAGGCCTGAAATCGTACTTTAACGTCCGACAAGGATTCCTTGCCCAAGTCAAAAGCAGCCTGCTGTAAACCCTATACAGATCGACCAACAAGGTATTTGATAAACTTACGCAAAAAGAGGGAAGATTGCTCATGAAAAAGCATCCCCAAGTCACATCGAACAGGTATAGACATTCATGAGAGAGAGGAGCTATTCAATTACTAGAGACAGATCTCAAGGATTCAAAAACCGAGAAAGAGAGAACGAGACGCTGTATAAAACAGTAAGTCAGAACCGTATCAGCCTCTGCGGCTAAAGAACCTCTGATTGCCGACATATATGAGATTCGCATAATGAGCCATATATCTACCCCTCTTTCGACCGGGATAAGGTGCGTTTAGCCTTTTAATGCGAAAGAGGAGGAGATCGCGAATAACGGCAGAGCAACAAAGACTCTCGAATGGAGAGGTGAAAATAATTGAGAATAAAGACGTACTTCGGATTCAATAATCTGGTCTATTTTCTATTAGCGAACGCCTGCAAGCAGGGCCCAAGGTGCGAGGAATATGGGCTTCATCTCAATGATACCTCAAAGTCTGCCACAAGGCAGTTTAATTAATACTGGATAAATGGAAAAATAATTCCTACAATAAAGGTGTACGATTATGAAAGACGTACTAGCCCTAATTCTTGCTGGCGGAAGAGTAGACGAGCTTGATGTGCTCACTTTCTTCAGGCCGAAATCAATTATGCCCTTCGGGGGACTCTATCGGATTATCGATTTTCCCATGAGCAACCTCTCCCATTCAGGCATTGAGCGGGTAGGAATTTTTTCCCAGTACAGACCTCTCCATCTTATGGAGCATATATCTAATGGAGCCCCTTGGGACATGGCGGCGAGGGACAGATTCATCACCATTCTGCCTCCTTTCAAGGGACGGGAGATATCTGACTGGTATAAAGGAACAGCTGATGCCGTATATCAGAACCTTGATTTTGTTAGCCGTGCCAACCCTGAGTTGATCCTTATTCTTTCCGGTGACCACATCTATAAAATGGACTACCGGAGCCTCATTAATTTCCACCTTCGAAACAAGGCGGATCTAACCATCGCCTTTGCAAAGGTGCCCAAAGAGGGCGCCCATCGCTTCGGTCTCGCCCATATAGAAGAAGAGACCAAACAAGGGGGGAAAATACTTCAGTATGAGGAAAAACCCAAGAAGCCCGATTCTGAATGGGCATCCCTCACTATATATGTGTTTAAACCACAAGTCCTCCTGGACGCCCTCACGGCCAATGCCCAAAATAACTCCCATGAGTTCGGAAAAGACATCATACCGGAACTCCTAAAGACCTGCAACGTATACGGCTACACCCATAGAGGCTATTGGGGCTATACACGTACACCCCTCGAATATTGGCAGGCAAACATGGACCTCCTCGGCAGAAATCCAAAGCTGGATATCAGGAGCTGGGAGATATTGACAAACATTTCTCACAGAATTCTGAGAGACAGGCCGCCGGCCCTCATAGGGGAATCTGCGGACGTAGAAAATTCGCTGTTCTACGGGGGCTGTACAATAAAAGGCAAGGTAAAAAATTCTATCCTCTTCCCAGGGGTGACTGTTGACGAAGGGGCAGTGGTGGAAGATTCCATAATCTTCTTTAACACCATGGTCAAAAAGGGGGCGACTGTCGCGAGGACCATCATCGACATTCAGGTTGAGGTGGGCAAAGGCGCGAGGGTTGGTAAAGACGGTTACGGCGACCTTACCCTTATAGGAATGGGGGTCAAAGTTCCGGAAGGCATAACCATCCCAGAAGGCGTCAGAATCCATCCCAACATTAACGCTGAACATTTCGCAAAGAGCGAATATAAGCCCGGAGATGTGATCCAATGAATACCCGTACGATTCTTCTTGCAGGAGGTGTGGGAAGCAGGCTCAATATTCTCGTCCGACTCAGGGCTAAACCTGCGGTGCCCTTCGGGGGTATATACCGGATCATCGATTTCACCTTAAGCAATATTGCCAACTCGGGGCTTACGAATGTTGCCGTGCTTACCCAGTACAAGCCTCTAT encodes:
- a CDS encoding glucose-1-phosphate adenylyltransferase, with amino-acid sequence MKDVLALILAGGRVDELDVLTFFRPKSIMPFGGLYRIIDFPMSNLSHSGIERVGIFSQYRPLHLMEHISNGAPWDMAARDRFITILPPFKGREISDWYKGTADAVYQNLDFVSRANPELILILSGDHIYKMDYRSLINFHLRNKADLTIAFAKVPKEGAHRFGLAHIEEETKQGGKILQYEEKPKKPDSEWASLTIYVFKPQVLLDALTANAQNNSHEFGKDIIPELLKTCNVYGYTHRGYWGYTRTPLEYWQANMDLLGRNPKLDIRSWEILTNISHRILRDRPPALIGESADVENSLFYGGCTIKGKVKNSILFPGVTVDEGAVVEDSIIFFNTMVKKGATVARTIIDIQVEVGKGARVGKDGYGDLTLIGMGVKVPEGITIPEGVRIHPNINAEHFAKSEYKPGDVIQ